Proteins encoded within one genomic window of Platichthys flesus chromosome 17, fPlaFle2.1, whole genome shotgun sequence:
- the serinc2 gene encoding serine incorporator 2 has product MGACLALGSLASCASCLCGSASCLLSSCCPSTFNSTISRLAFSFLLMLGTLVSVIMILPGMEEHLKKIPGFCVGGTSIPGIENKVNCDIVVGYKSVYRMCFAMACFFFLFSIIMIRVRSSKDPRASIQNGFWFFKFLVLVGITVGAFFIPDGEFNTVWYYFGMVGSFIFIVIQLILLVDFAHSWNQSWLERAETGNSKCWFAALLSFTIIHYVLAFTAVVLFYVFYTKPDDCTEHKVFISLNFIFCIIVSIVSILPKVQELQPSSGLLQASLITLYTMYITWSAMTNNPNRQCNPSLLSLVQPGSPTPAPGPASPTPAAPNVQWWDAQSIVGLVIFLFCTLYASIRSSNNAQVNKLMQTEEGQGLTTDFEASNGEDGVRRAVDNEENGVTYSYSFFHFSLCLASLYIMMTLTNWYKPESDYHAMQTSMPAVWVKIGSSWLGLGIFLWTLVAPLVLPDRDFS; this is encoded by the exons ATGGGCGCTTGTTTAGCGCTGGGCTCCCTCGCCAGTTGT gcgtcctgtttgtgtggatctgcctcctgcctcctgtcaTCATGCTGCCCTTCAACATTCAACTCCACCATAAGCCGGTTGGCCTTCTCCTTCCTGCTGATGCTCGGGACTCTGGTCTCTGTTATAATGATTCTCCCAGGCATGGAAGAACATCTTAAAAAG ATACCAGGATTCTGCGTTGGCGGGACGTCCATACCTGGCATAGAGAACAAGGTGAACTGTGACATCGTCGTGGGCTACAAGTCGGTGTACCGCATGTGCTTCGCCATGgcctgcttcttcttcctcttctccatcatcaTGATCCGAGTGCGCAGCAGCAAGGACCCTCGAGCCTCCATCCAGAATGG ttTCTGGTTCTTCAAGTTCTTGGTGCTGGTCGGCATAACAGTGGGAGCTTTCTTCATTCCAGACGGCGAATTTAATACTG TGTGGTATTACTTCGGTATGGTGGgctccttcatcttcatcgtcatcCAGCTCATCCTGCTTGTGGATTTTGCCCATTCCTGGAACCAGTCCTGGCTCGAGAGGGCAGAGACCGGAAACTCCAAGTGCTGGTTTGCAG CTCTGCTGTCGTTCACCATCATCCACTACGTCCTGGCTTTCACTGCTGTCGTGCTCTTCTATGTGTTTTACACCAAACCTGACGACTGCACCGAGCACAAGGTCTTCATCAGCCTCAACTTCATCTTCTGCATCATTGTGTCCATCGTCTCCATTCTTCCCAAAGTTCAG GAGCTTCAGCCCAGCTCAGGGCTGCTCCAGGCCTCCCTCATCACCCTTTACACCATGTACATCACTTGGTCAGCCATGACCAACAACCCCA ACCGACAGTGTAACCCCAGTCTGTTGAGTCTGGTCCAGCCCGGCAGTCCAACCCCAGCACCAGGTCCCGCTTCTCCTACCCCAGCTGCTCCAAATGTCCAGTGGTGGGACGCACAAAGCATTGTGGGATTGGTCATCTTCCTGTTCTGTACTCTTTATGCCAG CATCCGCTCCTCCAACAACGCCCAGGTGAACAAGCTGATGCAGACTGAGGAAGGCCAGGGTCTGACCACTGACTTCGAGGCCTCTAATGGAGAGGACGGAGTGAGACGGGCTGTGGACAACGAAGAAAACGGAGTCACCTACAGCTACTCCTTCTTTCACTTCAGCCTCTGCCTGGCTTCTCTCTACATCATGATGACACTCACCAACTGGTACAA GCCCGAGAGCGACTACCACGCCATGCAGACCAGCATGCCCGCAGTGTGGGTGAAGATCGGCTCTAGCTGGCTTGGCTTGGGAATTTTCCTGTGGACCCTGGTGGCCCCACTGGTGCTCCCAGACAGAGACTTCAGCTAA